One part of the Streptococcus sp. oral taxon 431 genome encodes these proteins:
- a CDS encoding 5'-nucleotidase, lipoprotein e(P4) family, whose protein sequence is MKTAKTTVTVVSALASVILLTSCATKSTETQTSANNSSDNQITMTYDQLRSRENTMSTLWYQKAAETKALYLQGYNVATDRLKELLKTESDKPYSIVLDLDETVLDNSPYQVQNVKDGTAFTPENWDVWVQKAAAKAVPGAKDFLQFADQNGVQIYYISDRSVDQVDATIKNLENEGIPVQGRDHLMFLESGVKSKEGRRQAVQEKTNLVLLFGDNLVDFADFSKTSEADRDKQLEELQKEFGEKFIIFPNPMYGSWETAVYGGNKLDAKGQVEEREKALQGFDK, encoded by the coding sequence ATGAAAACAGCTAAAACCACTGTTACAGTCGTTTCTGCACTTGCATCTGTCATCTTATTGACCAGCTGCGCCACAAAATCCACAGAAACACAAACATCCGCTAATAACTCATCTGACAATCAGATTACAATGACTTACGACCAACTACGGTCTAGAGAAAATACCATGTCAACTCTCTGGTATCAAAAAGCAGCCGAAACAAAAGCCTTGTATCTACAAGGCTATAATGTTGCTACAGATCGTCTAAAGGAATTACTGAAAACAGAATCAGACAAGCCTTATTCGATTGTTTTGGACTTGGACGAAACGGTCCTAGATAACAGTCCTTATCAAGTTCAAAATGTCAAAGATGGAACAGCATTCACACCTGAAAATTGGGATGTTTGGGTCCAAAAAGCTGCAGCAAAAGCCGTCCCAGGTGCTAAAGATTTTCTTCAGTTTGCCGATCAAAACGGTGTTCAAATCTACTATATTTCTGACCGTTCAGTCGACCAAGTAGATGCTACCATTAAAAATCTAGAAAACGAAGGCATTCCTGTACAAGGACGTGATCACCTCATGTTCCTAGAAAGTGGTGTAAAATCCAAAGAAGGTCGTCGACAAGCGGTTCAAGAAAAGACAAATCTTGTGTTACTATTTGGTGATAACCTTGTAGACTTTGCAGATTTTTCTAAGACTTCTGAAGCTGATCGTGACAAACAACTTGAAGAATTGCAAAAAGAATTTGGTGAAAAATTCATCATCTTCCCAAATCCAATGTATGGATCATGGGAAACAGCAGTTTACGGTGGTAATAAACTAGATGCCAAGGGACAAGTAGAAGAACGCGAAAAGGCTTTACAAGGCTTTGACAAATAA
- a CDS encoding zinc ABC transporter substrate-binding protein AdcA, with the protein MKKLGLLLASLVTVFLVACSNQKQVDGKLNIVTTFYPVYEFTKQVAGDTANVELLIGAGTESHDYEPSPKAVAKIQDADAFVYENENMETWVPKLLDSLDAKKVKTIKATGDMLLLPGSEEEEDHDHGEAGHHHEYDPHVWLSPARAIKLVEHIRDSLSADYPDKKATFEQNAAAYIEKLQALDKAYTEGLSSAKQKSFVTQHAAFRYLALDYGLNQVSISGLSPDAEPSASRLAELTEYIKKNKISYIYFEENASQALANTLSKETGVKLDVLNPLESLTEEDMKDGENYISIMEKNLKALKQTTDQAGAEIEPEKAEETKTVQNGYFEDADVKDRTLSDYTGNWQSVYPFLENGTLDQVFDYKAKLTGKMTKDEYKAYYQKGYQTDVTKINITDNTMEFIQGGQSKKYTYKYVGKKILTYKKGNRGVRFLFEATDADAGQFKYVQFSDHNIAPVKAEHFHIFFGGTSQEALFEEMDNWPTYYPDGLSGQEIAQEMMAH; encoded by the coding sequence ATGAAAAAACTAGGCCTACTTTTGGCAAGTCTTGTGACGGTATTCTTAGTGGCTTGTTCCAATCAAAAACAGGTAGACGGAAAATTAAATATCGTCACAACTTTCTACCCTGTCTACGAATTTACCAAGCAAGTAGCAGGCGATACAGCCAATGTCGAGCTCTTGATTGGGGCAGGGACAGAATCACATGATTATGAACCATCTCCTAAGGCAGTCGCTAAGATCCAAGACGCCGACGCCTTTGTGTATGAGAACGAAAACATGGAAACTTGGGTTCCCAAGCTTTTAGATTCACTAGATGCGAAAAAAGTAAAAACAATCAAGGCGACTGGAGATATGTTGCTTCTTCCAGGAAGTGAAGAAGAGGAAGACCATGACCACGGCGAAGCAGGTCATCATCACGAGTATGACCCTCATGTATGGTTGTCTCCTGCGCGTGCCATTAAGCTTGTAGAGCACATTCGTGACAGTTTATCAGCTGACTATCCTGATAAAAAAGCAACCTTTGAGCAAAATGCAGCTGCCTATATCGAGAAATTACAAGCTCTGGATAAGGCCTATACTGAAGGACTTTCTAGTGCTAAACAAAAGAGTTTTGTGACTCAACACGCTGCCTTTCGTTACTTAGCTTTAGACTACGGACTCAATCAAGTTTCTATCTCAGGTCTTTCCCCAGATGCGGAACCGTCAGCAAGTCGCTTGGCAGAATTGACCGAATATATCAAGAAGAACAAGATCTCTTATATCTACTTTGAAGAAAATGCCTCACAAGCTCTAGCTAATACTCTTTCAAAAGAAACAGGGGTTAAGTTAGACGTTCTGAATCCTCTGGAAAGCTTGACCGAAGAGGATATGAAGGACGGCGAGAACTATATCTCTATCATGGAGAAAAATCTCAAGGCCCTCAAGCAGACAACTGATCAGGCAGGGGCAGAAATTGAGCCAGAAAAAGCCGAGGAAACTAAAACAGTTCAAAATGGTTACTTTGAGGATGCAGATGTTAAGGATCGCACCTTGAGTGACTATACTGGTAACTGGCAGTCTGTTTATCCTTTTCTTGAAAATGGTACTCTAGACCAAGTCTTTGATTACAAGGCTAAGTTGACTGGTAAGATGACTAAGGATGAATACAAAGCCTACTATCAAAAAGGTTACCAAACAGATGTGACCAAGATTAACATCACGGATAACACTATGGAATTCATCCAAGGTGGCCAAAGTAAGAAATATACTTACAAGTATGTTGGCAAGAAAATCTTGACTTATAAGAAAGGAAATCGTGGAGTGCGCTTCCTCTTTGAAGCGACGGATGCAGACGCTGGGCAATTCAAGTATGTTCAGTTTAGCGACCACAATATCGCTCCGGTCAAGGCAGAACATTTCCATATCTTCTTTGGAGGCACTAGCCAAGAAGCCCTCTTTGAAGAGATGGACAACTGGCCAACCTACTATCCAGATGGCTTATCAGGTCAAGAGATTGCTCAAGAAATGATGGCTCATTAA
- a CDS encoding metal ABC transporter permease yields MFNLFSYDFMQRAFLAVIAMSLFSPVLGTFLILRRQSLMSDTLSHVSLSGVAFGLVLGISPTISTIAIVLIAAVFLEYLRTVYKSFMEIGTAILMSTGLAVSLIVMSKGKSSSSMSLDQYLFGSIVTISQEQVIGLFVIAAVVLILTFLFLRPMYILTFDEDTAFVDGLPVRTMSILFNMVTGVAIALMIPAAGALLVSTIMVLPASIALRLGKNFSSVMILASVIGFLGMVAGLYISYYAETPPSASITIIFVVVFLLVSLLKRFIK; encoded by the coding sequence ATGTTTAATCTATTTTCTTATGATTTTATGCAGCGGGCCTTTTTGGCTGTTATTGCCATGAGTCTCTTTTCGCCAGTACTGGGAACCTTCCTCATCTTGCGTCGTCAAAGTCTCATGAGTGATACACTGAGTCACGTATCGCTATCAGGTGTGGCCTTTGGTTTGGTTTTAGGGATTTCTCCGACCATCTCGACTATTGCTATTGTCTTGATTGCGGCGGTCTTTCTTGAATATCTACGTACGGTTTACAAGAGCTTTATGGAGATTGGAACAGCCATCCTCATGTCAACAGGTCTTGCGGTTTCACTCATTGTTATGAGTAAGGGTAAGAGCTCTAGCTCGATGAGTTTGGACCAATACCTCTTTGGTTCTATTGTGACCATCAGTCAAGAACAGGTAATTGGGCTCTTTGTCATTGCAGCGGTTGTTTTAATCCTGACCTTCCTCTTTTTAAGACCTATGTACATCTTAACGTTTGACGAGGATACAGCTTTTGTAGATGGTCTTCCAGTGCGTACTATGTCTATCCTCTTTAACATGGTGACGGGTGTGGCTATTGCTCTTATGATTCCAGCTGCAGGAGCACTTTTGGTATCAACTATCATGGTCTTGCCAGCTAGTATCGCTTTACGTCTAGGGAAGAACTTTAGTTCGGTGATGATTCTTGCCAGCGTTATTGGTTTTCTAGGTATGGTAGCAGGGCTTTATATATCCTATTATGCAGAGACACCACCGAGTGCAAGTATTACCATTATCTTTGTAGTTGTCTTTTTGTTAGTCAGCTTACTCAAACGTTTTATCAAATAG
- a CDS encoding metal ABC transporter ATP-binding protein: MRYITVEDLSFYYDKEPVLEHINYSVDSGEFVTLTGENGAAKTTLIKASLGILQPRIGKVTISKTNIHGKKLRIAYLPQQIASFNAGFPSTVYEFVKSGRYPRKGWFRRLNAHDEEHIKASLNSVGMWEHRDKRIGSLSGGQKQRAVIARMFASDPDIFILDEPTTGMDAGTKNEFYELMHHSAHHHGKAVLMITHDPEEVKDYADRNIHLVRDQDSPWRCFNVHENDQEVDHV, from the coding sequence ATGAGATACATCACAGTAGAGGATTTGTCCTTCTATTATGACAAGGAACCTGTGCTTGAGCATATCAATTACAGTGTTGATAGTGGGGAATTTGTCACCCTTACTGGGGAAAATGGAGCAGCCAAGACAACGCTAATCAAGGCTAGTCTTGGAATTCTTCAACCACGAATTGGGAAAGTAACTATCTCAAAGACAAATATTCATGGGAAAAAGCTAAGAATTGCCTATCTTCCTCAACAGATTGCAAGTTTTAATGCAGGTTTTCCTAGTACTGTTTATGAGTTTGTCAAATCAGGTCGCTACCCAAGAAAGGGCTGGTTCCGTCGTTTGAATGCCCATGATGAAGAACACATTAAGGCTAGTTTAAACTCAGTTGGTATGTGGGAACATCGGGATAAACGCATTGGTTCTCTCTCTGGTGGGCAAAAGCAAAGAGCGGTCATTGCACGTATGTTTGCTTCAGATCCAGATATCTTTATCTTGGATGAGCCGACAACAGGGATGGATGCAGGTACCAAAAATGAATTTTATGAACTCATGCATCACAGTGCCCACCATCATGGCAAGGCTGTTCTGATGATTACTCACGATCCTGAAGAAGTCAAGGACTATGCAGATCGTAACATCCACCTTGTCCGTGACCAAGATTCGCCATGGCGTTGTTTCAATGTCCATGAAAATGATCAGGAGGTGGACCATGTTTAA
- the adcR gene encoding zinc-dependent transcriptional regulator AdcR gives MRQLAKDIDHFLNEIILKAENQHEILIGHCTSDVALTNTQEHILMLLSEESLTNSELARRLNVSQAAVTKAIKSLVKEGMLETSKDPKDARVVFYQLTDLARPIAEEHHHHHEHTLSTYEQVATQFTPNEQKIIQRFLTALVGEIK, from the coding sequence ATGAGACAGTTGGCAAAAGATATCGATCATTTTTTAAATGAGATTATCCTAAAAGCTGAAAATCAGCATGAAATTCTCATTGGTCATTGCACGAGTGATGTAGCCTTGACCAATACCCAGGAGCATATTCTCATGCTTTTATCAGAGGAGTCGCTCACCAACTCTGAGTTGGCGCGTCGTCTCAATGTCAGTCAAGCTGCCGTTACAAAGGCTATCAAATCCCTGGTTAAGGAGGGAATGTTAGAAACGTCTAAGGATCCTAAGGATGCTCGCGTTGTCTTCTATCAATTGACAGACTTGGCTCGACCTATTGCTGAGGAACACCACCATCATCATGAACATACCCTTTCGACTTATGAGCAGGTTGCCACTCAGTTCACACCAAACGAACAAAAAATTATCCAGCGGTTTTTAACTGCTTTAGTAGGAGAAATCAAGTAA